In Prunus dulcis chromosome 1, ALMONDv2, whole genome shotgun sequence, the following are encoded in one genomic region:
- the LOC117626482 gene encoding receptor-like protein EIX1 produces the protein MNNPCIGCSEREMQALLAFKQGLVDDDNRLLSWERLVQNKDCCQWDGVYCSNHIGHVVKLDLGDQSLQGTISPKLVELQDLEYLNLSFNNFSRSQIPDFIGSLKNLRYLDLSSANFGGEIPYQLENLTHLEYLDLGHSINHANNLNWLSNLSCLKYFDLSYTNLTGVVGWLEAVNMLPKLRNLILQGCNLPPPIISSVSVMNSSKSLVHVDLSYNNLKSSIFQWLSGTHTNLVDLDLSRNNFNGSSIPDYFGNMNSLAYLTLPDSRLKGGIPNSFAKLCRLRELDLWANSLSGQLSDFVETLSKCAQMTLERLDISYTNISGSLPDLTNFLSLKDLSLRGNNLSGRIPESIGQMSKLETIYFGRNSLEGVISESHFSKLSKLTYLDLSSNSLLLNFSFNWIPPFQLRDIKLKSCKMWPSSFPKWLQTQKNYTLLDISDAGISDTIPSWFWDLSQKLKVMDISHNQMRGTVGNIRLEFASPLDLSWNQLEGPIPSILSKVLALDLSHNNFSGAASILCATEDSNLTFLDLSSNHVSGELPDCWIHFKKLVFLDLSNNSLFGKIPTTMGYLFSIETLRLSNNRFVGELPSQLKDCTKLTLFDLGENNLSCSIPEWLGASLPNLGILILQGQIPPRIGMLQELDSLDLSRNQINGRIPKSLSWIDRIGYLDLSENDLSGKIPIGTQLQSVGPSSYGGNPLLCGLPLLRTCTEEEKGLGQTVLVNQDDKDGLITQGFYISLGLGFAIGFWGVFGTLLFNRYYRT, from the exons ATGAACAATCCTTGCATTGGATGCAGTGAGAGGGAAATGCAAGCCCTCCTTGCATTCAAACAAGGCCTCGTGGATGACGACAATCGCCTCCTTTCATGGGAAAGACTAGTGCAAAACAAAGACTGTTGCCAATGGGACGGAGTCTACTGCAGCAACCACATTGGCCATGTTGTTAAGCTTGATCTTGGAGACCAATCTTTGCAAGGTACGATTAGTCCTAAACTCGTTGAGTTGCAGGATTTGGAGTATCTGAACCTTAGTTTCAATAATTTCAGTCGTAGCCAAATTCCAGATTTCATTGGatctctaaaaaatttaagatACCTGGATCTCTCTTCTGCAAATTTTGGAGGTGAAATTCCATATCAACTTGAAAACCTTACACATTTGGAATATCTCGATTTAGGACACTCTATTAATCATGCAAACAACCTCAATTGGCTCTCTAATCTTTCTTGTCTAAAATACTTCGACCTCAGTTATACTAATCTCACCGGTGTTGTTGGTTGGCTGGAAGCAGTTAATATGCTTCCTAAATTAAGAAACTTGATATTACAGGGGTGTAATCTTCCTCCTCCAATTATATCATCTGTTTCTGTTATGAACTCTTCTAAATCTCTTGTTCATGTCGATCTCTCCTACAACAATCTTAAATCTTCAATCTTCCAATGGTTGTCTGGTACTCATACCAACCTTGTTGATCTTGATCTATCTAGGAACAATTTCAATGGTTCCTCAATTCCTGATTATTTCGGAAACATGAACTCTCTTGCATATCTTACTCTCCCTGATAGCAGACTTAAAGGAGGGATCCCGAATTCCTTCGCCAAGTTATGTAGGCTGCGAGAGTTGGACCTTTGGGCTAATAGTCTTAGTGGACAACTTTCAGACTTTGTTGAAACATTGTCCAAATGCGCTCAAATGACATTGGAGCGTTTGGATATCTCTTACACTAACATTTCGGGTTCATTGCCTGATCTTACGAACTTCTTATCATTGAAAGACTTGTCTCTCAGGGGCAATAACTTAAGTGGAAGAATACCTGAAAGTATTGGACAAATGTCCAAGCTGGAGACTATTTATTTTGGTCGGAATTCTTTGGAAGGAGTGATTTCAGAAAGTCATTTTTCAAAACTCTCCAAATTAACTTATTTGGATTTATCATCTAACTCACTACTTTTAAACTTCAGTTTTAATTGGATTCCTCCCTTCCAATTGCGAGACATAAAGTTGAAGTCTTGTAAGATGTGGCCGTCGTCTTTCCCAAAATggcttcaaactcaaaaaaattatacattgCTTGATATTTCTGATGCTGGAATTTCTGATACCATTCCAAGTTGGTTTTGGGATTTGTCACAAAAATTAAAGGTTATGGATATCTCTCACAATCAAATGAGAGGAACAGTGGGAAATATTAGATTGGAGTTTGCATCTCCCCTAGATTTGAGTTGGAACCAATTGGAGGGTCCAATCCCTTCAATTCTATCAAAAGTTTTAGCTCTAGATCTCTCCCATAATAACTTTTCAGGGGCAGCTTCTATTTTGTGTGCAACCGAGGATAGTAATTTAACCTTTCTTGATCTCTCAAGCAATCATGTATCTGGAGAACTTCCGGATTGTTggattcattttaaaaaattagtcTTTCTTGATTTGAGCAATAACTCTTTATTTGGAAAAATTCCCACCACAATGGGGTACTTGTTTAGTATCGAGACACTAAGACTAAGTAACAACAGATTTGTGGGAGAGTTGCCTTCACAATTAAAGGATTGTACAAAGTTGACACTTTTTGATCTTGGGGAAAATAACTTATCATGCTCAATACCTGAATGGTTAGGGGCTAGTCTTCCAAATTTGGGTATCTTAATCCTTCAAG GTCAAATACCTCCAAGGATTGGAATGCTGCAGGAGTTAGATTCCCTTGATTTATCAAGAAACCAGATTAATGGCAGAATTCCAAAAAGCCTATCTTGGATAGATCGTATTGGTTACTTGGACTTGTCAGAAAACGACTTGTCTGGAAAAATTCCAATAGGCACTCAGCTCCAAAGCGTTGGTCCATCTTCTTATGGTGGAAATCCTCTACTTTGTGGACTGCCACTTCTAAGGACATGCACTGAGGAGGAAAAAGGTCTAGGACAAACTGTGTTGGTGAATCAAGACGATAAAGATGGGCTCATAACGCAAGGATTTTACATCAGCTTGGGGCTTGGGTTTGCTATTGGATTTTGGGGAGTTTTTGGCACTCTTCTATTCAACAG ATATTACAGaacataa